One Cucumis sativus cultivar 9930 chromosome 1, Cucumber_9930_V3, whole genome shotgun sequence DNA segment encodes these proteins:
- the LOC101207760 gene encoding probable 1-deoxy-D-xylulose-5-phosphate synthase 2, chloroplastic translates to MSSQLLTNSFLPLLSSKPTNSTTATTNNNIKLSFYVAACCGDEERQHSMTVKNSHQGGGGGVKALKFTGDKPSTPILDTINYPIHMKNLSIEELQELSNEIREEIVYTVSKTGGHLSSSLGVAELTVALHHVFATPEDKIIWDVGHQAYAHKMLTGRRGRMHTIRQTFGLAGFPKREESVHDAFGVGHSSTSISAGLGMAVGRDILGKNNHVVSVIGDGAMTGGMAYEALNNAGYLDSNLIVILNDNRQVSLPTATIDGPATPVGALNKALTKLQASKKLRQLREAAKAVSKQMGGETHGIAAKVEHCVRGMVGGTGASLFEELGIYYIGPVDGHNVEDLVYILKQVKAMPASGPVLIHVITEKGKGYPPAEIAADKMHGVVNFDPKSGKQMKKKTETLSYTQYFADSLIAEAERDDKIVAIHAAMGGGTGLNYFQKQFPNRCFDVGIAEQHAVTFAAGLATEGLKPFCAIYSSFLQRAYDQVAHDVDLQKLPVRFAIDRAGLVGADGPTHCGAFDTTFMACLPNMVVMAPSNEAELMNMVATAAAIDDRPSCFRYPRGNGIGCVLPLNNKGTPLEVGKGRILREGNRVAILGYGTIVQSCLAAANVLQEYGIQITVADARFCKPLDGELVKQLARQHEILLTVEEGSIGGFSSHVSHFLGLNGLLDGNLKWRALVLPDRYIDHGSQKDQTQEAGLSWKDIAATVLSLIGKGKDCFQLVNL, encoded by the exons ATGTCTTCCCAGCTTCTCACTAATTCTTTCCTTCCTCTACTCTCTTCTAAACCCACAAATTCTACTACTGCtactactaataataatattaagcTATCTTTTTATGTCGCTGCTTGTTGTGGGGATGAAGAGAGGCAGCATTCAATGACCGTCAAAAACAGCCATCAAGGAGGTGGAGGAGGAGTGAAGGCTTTGAAATTCACGGGAGACAAGCCATCCACTCCCATTTTGGATACCATCAACTATCCAATCCACATGAAAAATCTTTCTATCGAAGAGCTTCAAGAATTGTCCAACGAGATTCGAGAAGAAATCGTTTACACCGTTTCCAAGACGGGTGGTCACCTGAGTTCGAGCTTGGGTGTGGCGGAGCTCACGGTGGCACTTCACCATGTGTTTGCCACCCCTGAAGACAAGATTATTTGGGATGTGGGTCATCAG GCGTATGCACATAAGATGTTGACGGGGAGAAGGGGGAGGATGCATACAATCCGCCAAACCTTCGGCCTAGCTGGTTTTCCCAAGAGAGAAGAGAGTGTTCATGATGCATTTGGTGTTGGTCATAGTTCTACCAGCATTTCTGCTGGTTTAG GGATGGCAGTAGGTAGAGACATACTAGGGAAAAACAACCACGTAGTATCCGTGATAGGCGACGGAGCGATGACAGGGGGAATGGCTTACGAGGCACTTAACAACGCAGGCTACCTAGACTCAAACCTCATAGTAATTTTAAACGACAACAGACAAGTTTCATTGCCAACCGCCACCATCGACGGTCCAGCTACGCCGGTGGGTGCTCTAAACAAGGCACTAACAAAGCTCCAAGCCAGTAAGAAGCTTCGACAACTAAGGGAGGCAGCGAAGGCAGTGTCAAAACAGATGGGAGGAGAGACGCATGGAATTGCAGCAAAAGTAGAGCATTGTGTGAGAGGAATGGTGGGAGGAACAGGAGCATCGCTATTTGAGGAGCTTGGAATATATTATATAGGTCCGGTGGATGGGCATAATGTGGAAGATcttgtgtatatattaaagCAAGTTAAGGCTATGCCGGCATCTGGGCCTGTTCTCATTCATGTTATTACTGAGAAAGGCAAAGGATACCCTCCTGCGGAGATCGCTGCCGACAAAATGCACG GAGTGGTGAATTTCGATCCAAAGTCAGggaaacaaatgaagaagaagaccgaAACTCTTTCCTATACTCAATACTTTGCTGATTCGTTGATAGCAGAGGCAGAAAGAGATGACAAAATCGTAGCAATTCATGCCGCCATGGGAGGTGGAACTGGTCTCAACTATTTCCAGAAACAATTCCCCAATCGTTGTTTTGACGTCGGCATTGCGGAGCAACATGCTGTTACCTTTGCTGCTGGCCTCGCCACCGAAGGCCTCAAACCTTTCTGTGCCATTTACTCTTCCTTTCTACAAAGAGCCTATGATCAG GTAGCTCATGATGTAGATCTTCAAAAGCTTCCAGTAAGGTTTGCAATAGACAGAGCAGGGCTAGTTGGAGCAGATGGCCCAACTCATTGCGGAGCATTTGACACAACTTTCATGGCATGTTTACCAAATATGGTAGTGATGGCTCCTTCAAACGAGGCAGAGCTAATGAACATGGTGGCCACGGCAGCCGCCATCGACGATAGACCCAGCTGCTTTAGGTACCCAAGAGGAAATGGCATTGGCTGTGTTCTTCCCCTTAACAACAAAGGCACTCCATTGGAG GTGGGGAAGGGAAGGATCTTAAGAGAAGGAAACAGAGTGGCCATTTTGGGGTATGGAACAATTGTACAAAGCTGCTTGGCTGCGGCCAACGTGCTACAAGAGTACGGTATTCAAATAACGGTGGCGGATGCGCGATTTTGCAAGCCGTTAGATGGAGAATTGGTGAAGCAATTGGCAAGACAACATGAGATACTCCTCACTGTTGAAGAAGGATCCATTGGAGGCTTTAGCTCTCATGTTTCTCACTTTCTTGGATTGAATGGATTGCTGGACGGAAATCTCAAG TGGAGGGCATTAGTACTTCCTGATAGATACATTGACCATGGATCACAGAAGGATCAAACCCAAGAAGCAGGATTGAGTTGGAAGGATATAGCAGCTACTGTTTTATCACTAATAGGAAAAGGCAAAGATTGCTTTCAACTCGTGAATTTATAG
- the LOC101215054 gene encoding putative lipase YDR444W has product MKKWETKWTGEVTCQNGMRISFTNPTVPFFPSTHSPRLCSLKNPAGWDAGMIPAAAITPLHTPPSGPPFDHPSTTLHCPSNPFSLRFSPIPIPFPDPSLSRRRMDFAGRLATGCFRLRKGLKVDADFTAEEFFYPDAKAPPEHLVIMVNGLIGSAADWRYAAGQFVKKLPDKVIVHRSECNSSRSTFDGVDTMGERLAEEVLGVIRRRPELQKISFVAHSLGGLVARYAVGRLFDHIPQLKSSDAAQSFSRDEQKQHIEQFHHERIAGLEPVNFITVATPHLGSRGNKQFPVLCGLPFLERRASQTAHLVAGRSGKHLFLTDDENDEKPPLLLRMVTDSADLKFISALRAFKRRVAYANVNYDHMVGWRTSSIRRQHELPKSSELIKNDKYPHIVYEEQSTQDDVCNKASLDQKLDLEEEMIRGLNQVPWTRVDVSFQKSRQRYIAHSTIQVKSYWLNSDGADVVFHMIDNFVL; this is encoded by the exons atgaaaaagtggGAAACAAAATGGACAGGGGAGGTCACGTGTCAAAATGGGATGCGCATTTCATTCACAAATCCAACTGTTCCCTTCTTTCCCTCTACTCATTCCCCTCGCCTCTGCTCTCTTAAAAACCCCGCGGGCTGGGACGCGGGCATGATCCCGGCCGCGGCCATTACTCCCCTCCACACCCCGCCCTCGGGGCCTCCCTTTGACCACCCTTCAACCACTCTCCATTGCCCTTCCAACCCCTTCTCCCTCCGCTTTTCTCCCATCCCCATCCCCTTCCCCGATCCTTCTCTCTCCCGCCGCCGGATGGACTTCGCCGGACGTCTCGCCACCGGTTGCTTCCGCCTCCGCAAAGGCCTCAAGGTGGACGCTGACTTCACCGCCGAGGAATTCTTTTACCCCGATGCCAAGGCGCCGCCCGAACACCTCGTCATCATGGTCAATGGTCTAATTGGAAG TGCTGCAGATTGGAGATACGCGGCAGGACAATTTGTGAAGAAGCTTCCTGATAAGGTTATAGTACACC GCAGTGAGTGTAATTCTTCAAGATCAACATTTGATGGGGTTGACACAATGGGAGAAAGACTGGCTGAAGAG GTGTTAGGTGTCATAAGACGGAGGCCAGAGTTGCAGAAAATTTCCTTTGTGGCCCACTCTTTAGGTGGGCTTGTCGCAAGGTATGCAGTAGGAAGGCTTTTTGATCATATCCCTCAATTGAAATCCTCAGATGCTGCTCAAAGTTTCTCTAGGGACGAGCAGAAGCAACATATTGAGCAATTCCATCATGAAAGAATTGCTGGGTTGGAGCCTGTGAACTTCATAACAGTTGCAACTCCACATTTAGGTTCACGGGGAAATAAACAG TTTCCAGTTCTTTGTGGTCTTCCTTTCTTGGAGAGAAGAGCCTCCCAAACAGCACACTTAGTTGCTGGGAGGTCTGGAAAACATCTATTCCTCActgatgatgaaaatgatgagaaaCCTCCTCTTCTCCTTAGAATGGTTACCGACTCTGCAGATCTAAAGTTCAT CTCAGCATTACGTGCATTTAAGCGTCGGGTGGCATATGCAAATGTGAACTATGATC ACATGGTTGGGTGGAGAACATCATCTATTCGCCGTCAACATGAGCTTCCAAAG TCAAGTGAGcttataaaaaatgacaaataccCACATATTGTCTACGAGGAGCAATCAACGCAAGATGATGTCTGCAATAAAGCATCGCTGGACCAAAAACTCGACTTAGAAG AGGAGATGATTAGAGGTCTCAATCAAGTTCCTTGGACACGAGTGGATGTTAGCTTTCAGAAAAGCAGACAGAGATACATTGCCCACAGTACCATTCAG GTAAAGAGCTATTGGTTGAATTCTGATGGTGCTGATGTGGTTTTTCACATGATTGATAACTTcgttttataa
- the LOC101215301 gene encoding pathogenesis-related protein PR-1 has translation MNKQLQLPVFLVLLTVFMPRVLSHNFSQTPGVQVQIYKQNQVDNETIYRVSKQLCWGCISESIEFLFAHNLVRAAKFELPLAWNFQLEKYARWWAGQRKGDCKLQHSFPEDDFKLGENIFWGSGSAWRPLDAVTSWASEVKYYTYATNSCEAGQMCGHYTQIVWRNTQRMGCARVVCDNGDIFMTCNYDPPGNYLGERPY, from the coding sequence atgaATAAGCAGCTGCAACTACCTGTGTTTCTAGTCCTACTTACCGTCTTTATGCCCCGAGTTCTCTCTCACAACTTTTCTCAAACACCTGGTGTGCAAGTTCAAATATACAAGCAAAATCAAGTGGACAACGAAACCATCTACAGGGTATCGAAGCAACTGTGTTGGGGCTGCATTAGCGAGTCCATAGAGTTTCTATTTGCGCACAATCTGGTTCGAGCGGCCAAGTTTGAGCTGCCATTGGCATGGAATTTTCAGTTGGAGAAGTACGCAAGGTGGTGGGCAGGGCAGAGGAAAGGGGATTGTAAACTGCAACATTCTTTCCCTGAAGACGATTTCAAGCTGGGAGAGAACATATTTTGGGGGAGTGGATCGGCATGGAGGCCATTGGATGCGGTGACTTCGTGGGCTAGCGAAGTGAAGTATTACACATACGCCACCAATAGCTGCGAGGCTGGCCAAATGTGCGGCCATTACACACAGATTGTTTGGAGAAATACGCAAAGGATGGGTTGCGCTCGTGTCGTTTGTGACAATGGGGATATCTTCATGACTTGTAACTATGATCCGCCTGGTAACTATCTGGGTGAACGACCCTACTAA
- the LOC101215774 gene encoding pathogenesis-related protein PR-1 — protein sequence MHAYFLIIPIPILLLLTSTPYAAAAPSIRSDRILQKQFLAPHNAARYALRLSPLVWDPKLARYAQSYANKRRGDCALRHSGGPYGENIFWGSGKDWTPAQAVADWVSERKWYSYWANSCVEGELCGHYTQIVWRSTRRIGCARVTCNDGKGVFITCNYDPPGNYIGMRPY from the coding sequence atgcatgcatattttctcattattccCATCCCCATTCTCCTCCTCCTAACCTCCACTCCCTACGCCGCCGCAGCTCCCTCCATCAGGTCTGACAGAATTCTACAAAAGCAATTCCTTGCCCCTCACAATGCTGCCCGATATGCCCTCCGTTTGTCCCCCTTAGTTTGGGACCCCAAACTGGCTCGCTACGCTCAATCCTACGCCAACAAGCGCCGCGGGGATTGCGCCCTCCGCCATTCTGGGGGTCCTTATGGCGAAAACATCTTCTGGGGTAGCGGCAAGGACTGGACTCCGGCTCAAGCCGTGGCCGATTGGGTGTCCGAGCGCAAATGGTACAGTTATTGGGCAAACTCTTGCGTTGAGGGTGAACTATGTGGTCATTATACTCAAATTGTGTGGCGGTCCACTCGCCGGATTGGATGTGCTAGAGTCACTTGTAATGACGGTAAAGGCGTTTTTATCACTTGCAATTATGATCCTCCGGGTAATTACATTGGGATGAGACCTTATTAA
- the LOC101215540 gene encoding flavonoid 3-O-glucosyltransferase has product MSASNSQPTTNHVAVLAFPFGSHAGPLLTLVRKLSDAAPHLRFSFLSTAKSNDSVLSSIGIDRVKRFDVGDGLPEGYVFGPGKQMEVMELFLEGAAERFKKGMETAAREMGEEIGCLISDAFYWFAGEMAEEMKVGWVALWTSGPRPLLVHLRMDLIRERIDINSCESREKPLEFLPGFSSIQGADLPEEILSPNLDSPFTNLLHKMSHHLSKATSVLINSFEQIDSQINDQLNSTLQNYLNIGPLTILSLSPPPSDDHNCLLWLDNHTPNSVIYISFGGFLSLPPHELTALADALQESQIAFLWSFRGNPEEELPKRLLESGKGKIVPWAPQGQILMHSSVGAFVTHGGWNSVLESIVGGVPMIGRPFLGDQRLNLKTVENVWGIGVGLEGGFVTKSEVLKALGLVLGSEKGKFMREKAGIIRGLALKAAESTTGSSSRNFIRLLEIVTRSI; this is encoded by the exons ATGTCGGCTTCCAATAGCCAACCAACCACAAATCACGTCGCCGTTTTGGCATTCCCTTTCGGATCTCACGCTGGGCCCCTTCTCACACTTGTACGCAAACTCTCCGACGCCGCCCCACACCTACGATTCTCCTTCCTCAGCACTGCCAAATCCAACGACTCTGTTCTCTCCTCAATTGGGATCGATAGAGTGAAGCGCTTTGACGTCGGCGATGGGTTGCCCGAGGGTTACGTGTTCGGGCCGGGGAAACAGATGGAAGTGATGGAGCTGTTCTTGGAGGGGGCGGCGGAGAGGTTTAAGAAGGGGATGGAGACGGCGGCGAGAGAGATGGGTGAGGAAATTGGGTGTTTGATTAGTGATGCATTTTATTGGTTTGCGGGTGAAATGGCGGAGGAAATGAAAGTTGGGTGGGTGGCGCTTTGGACGTCGGGGCCTCGTCCGTTACTCGTGCATCTTCGCATGGATCTCATTAGGGAACGTATCGATATCAATTCTTGTG AATCAAGAGAAAAACCCTTGGAGTTCTTGCCGGGATTCTCATCAATTCAGGGAGCCGATTTACCTGAAGAAATCCTATCTCCGAACCTAGACTCACCCTTCACAAATTTGCTACACAAAATGAGCCATCACCTTTCAAAAGCCACCTCTGTTCTCATAAACTCATTCGAACAAATAGACTCACAAATCAACGACCAACTAAACTCAACCCTGCAGAATTACCTTAACATTGGTCCACTCACCATACTCTCACTTTCGCCGCCTCCCTCCGACGACCATAACTGCTTACTCTGGCTCGACAATCACACACCCAACTCCGTAATTTACATAAGCTTCGGTGGGTTCCTATCACTACCACCGCACGAACTAACAGCACTAGCAGATGCCCTGCAAGAGAGTCAAATAGCATTTCTATGGTCTTTTAGGGGAAACCCAGAGGAAGAATTACCAAAGCGGCTTCTCGAATCAGGTAAAGGAAAAATCGTCCCGTGGGCTCCTCAGGGGCAGATATTGATGCATTCATCGGTTGGAGCCTTTGTGACTCACGGCGGTTGGAATTCGGTGTTGGAAAGCATTGTGGGCGGCGTTCCGATGATTGGGCGGCCTTTTCTGGGGGATCAGAGGTTGAACCTAAAGACGGTGGAAAATGTCTGGGGAATTGGAGTGGGTTTAGAAGGTGGGTTTGTGACGAAGAGTGAGGTTTTGAAGGCGTTGGGATTAGTTTTGGGTAGTGAAAAGGGAAAATTTATGCGGGAGAAAGCTGGTATTATTCGGGGTTTGGCTCTTAAAGCGGCGGAATCCACCACCGGAAGTTCTTCTCGGAATTTCATCCGTTTATTGGAGATTGTAACCAGGTCAATTTAA